In Plasmodium relictum strain SGS1 genome assembly, chromosome: 6, one DNA window encodes the following:
- a CDS encoding calmodulin, putative: MQANLSEDKLKLIQKNFNLVDSNKDKKIDENEFKTLLRLMGQTKTEKELNTIIEDHFDDESEDNENNKKGNNINNDSLKLGNDDDIKKLNLKINSIKSEVKKNSRNNMKNNTKMNELTKKKKKPINFEKFLKLFMSTYTEPISFDGLIKSFEIFDNEKNGYINLEKFKYILMNCNEKLIDEDINLFLNLIKFKDNDKIDYVMLSKKLKNI; the protein is encoded by the coding sequence ATGCAGGCTAACCTTTCTGAAGATAAACTAAAATtgattcaaaaaaattttaatttagttGATAGCaacaaagataaaaaaattgatgaaaatgaatttaaaacATTATTAAGATTAATGGGACAGACCAAAACGGAAAAGGAATTAAATACAATTATTGAAGATCATTTCGATGATGAAAGTgaagataatgaaaataacaaGAAAGgaaataacataaataatgATTCCTTAAAATTAGGGAATGATGacgatataaaaaaattaaacttaaaaattaatagtaTAAAGAGTgaagttaaaaaaaacagtagaaataatatgaaaaacaatacaaaaatgaatgaattaacaaaaaaaaaaaaaaaacctatTAATTTTGAAAAGTTTTTGAAATTATTTATGTCAACTTATACTGAACCTATATCCTTTGATGGACTAATTAAATCTTTTGAAATTTTTgacaatgaaaaaaatggttatataaatttggaaaaattcaaatatattttaatgaattgcaatgaaaaattaattgatgaagatattaatttatttttaaatttaattaaatttaaagacaatgataaaattgattatgttatgttatctaaaaaattaaaaaacatataa